The window acatatgtatacatatatatacatatgtatacatatatgtatatatatgtatgtctatatatgtgtgtgtgtatatatacacacagtgtgtgtgtgtgtgtgtgtgtgtgtgtgtgtgtgtgtgtgtgtgtgtatgtatatatatacatatacatatatacatatacatatatatacacacacgtacttgtgtgtgtgtgtatgtgtgtgtatgtgtgtctgtgcgtgtgtctatacatatatatgattccaAGCAAATGTCTCAAGGTCACTCACTGCGCTTCCTCCGGCTTGTAATCGGATAGAGCAGCGACGCCACCGCGCCTCCTTCGGCGCTACACCCATCAGCCCCCGCGCCCACGCCAAACTCCTCAGCCACGCCCATCTCTTCGACCACGCCCACCTCCGCGCCACCCGTCGTTACGTCTAGTGGAGGTTGTGTCGCCTCGCTTCTTGCCATCTCCACTGGTTGGTTGAATGGAGGGTGTTCACCTGATTGGGAAAAGGTTTACTGCCGAAAGTGCTTGCTCTGTGATTAGAAAGGTGTCTTCACatcgatagttatatagatagacagaagggtaGATAAGAGATTAAAGGGAGAGGCAAAAAAAGAGCAAAGACTAGGAGAAAGGTAGGCAgtggtgaaagagaaaaagagaggcaaagggttagagagagggaagggtaggcagtggtgaaagagaaaaagagaggcaaagggagagagagagggaagggtagatatggagaaaaaagagagagagagagagagagagagagagagagagagagagagagagagagagagagagagagagagagagcgaaagagagagagagagacaggcaaacaaacagacagacaaacagagaaaacagacacaaggaaaaaaaacagaaacaaccagAACAGAAAAggactatcccccccccccccacccccacccaaccaaAAGAACCAAGAAACACACACCATACTTAACAGGCATCAGCTGTCCCGGTAACTCGAAACCCTGTGTATTGTCCTCGACCCTTTCCTCGAATATGTACTGGTCTAGAGCCCGGATGTCGTCGGTTGTGTACACCCAAGAAGAGTAGTTCTCGCGGTCGGAGGTCGAATACATCCCGTAGTGAGAGGTATAGCCGTCTTCAGAACTCTCCATATAGTTAGCTGAGGAGGCGACACTGCTGGTTACTTTCCGTGGAGCGAGTGGGTGAGGTGAGacaataaaggaagggaagagtagcaagacgaaaaaaataattgcatgaatgaatgaatggcgaGATGAAAGACATAGTTTCATGAATGAATGGCGAGACGAAAGAAATAattgcatgaatgaatgaatgaatggcgaTATGAAAGAAATAGTTTCATGAATGAATGgcgagacgaaagagaaaattgCATGAAGGAATGAATGGCGACATTGTTTCATAAATGAATGGCGAGATGAAAGAAATAGTTTCATGAATGAATGCCGAGACGAAAGAGATAtttgcatgaatgaatgaatggcgaGACGAAAGAAATATTTGCATGAATGAACGGCGAGACAAAAGCAAAAGTAGACTAATGCAGTTATTGAATAAATTGAGGAGTAAACTAAAGTGATGAACtagtaaatgaaaatacaaacggGTACATACTCAAGAAGAAAACATCAACTTTTCAACATAAAACATGTATTTCGTTTAAGTCGaaatgttactgaaatatgtgAATCATTCGTAGCTAATCTTTACGCAATAAGTTTCTGATTCATTTCACGTTGTTGAAAGGAAAtaagtggggtgagagagagagagagagagagagagagagagagagagagagagagagagaggggggggagggagggagagagagagttagagagagagagagagagagagggggggggggggagggagggagagagagagagagagagagagagagagagagagagagagagagagagagagagagggggggggggagggagggagagagagagtagagagagagagagagagaggggggggagggagggagagagagagagagagagagagagagagagagagagagagagagagagagagagagagagaggggggggagggagggagagagagagaggggggggggagggagggagggagagagagagagagagagagagagagagagagagagagagagagagagagagagagagagagagagagagagagagagagagagagaggggagggggggggaggggggggggagagagagttagagagagagagagagagagagagagagagagagagggggggagggagagagagagatagaaagagagagagagagagagagagagagagagagagagagagagagagagagagagagagagagagagagaggggggaggggggggaaggagggagggagggagggagggagggagggagagagagagagagagagagagagagagagagagagagagagagagagagagtagagagatagagagagaaagagagagagagagagacagacagacagacagacagacagacagacagacagacagacagacagacagacagacagacagacagacggacagacagacagacagagatagactgagggggggggggggtttactgTAATAAAGATTACGTGTTACTgccaatacatgcatatatatatatatatatatatatatatatatatatatatatatatataatacatatatatatatataatatataatatatatatatatacatatatatacatatatatatatatatatatatatatatatatatatatatatatatatatatatgttttttatgttctttctcctctctcaggcTTCGAGTAACAAAGGTCTTTTTGCTTATTAGCTCGGGTTAAATACTTTTATAGGCGACCTCCTACATGATATCACTATATACTTTGCTCCTATTCATGTCCATATAAGGCTACGTCGGCAGGTACCACTCAGTTCTGCCAGACTCATCAATCATGTCTCGTCCCCTTGTATACTCTCCAAGAATCACAGACTTTTTCGGACTCGAACTTGTCTCTGTTTGTTGTTTTCCCAGAGTTTGTTGACACGAATAATCAGTCATAGATACAGGAGTGGTTGTAGCAGTGGAGTCAGATTCCATTCAAGCAAGTAACCTAAAcagatatttgaagaaaaaaaaccaaCATGCCAGATTCTGCCAAGAATAACTGTGAGGCTCTTTCTTGTACTTCAAGAAGAACTGCTTTTAGTGCTGCCATGTCACATATGGTCAGAATGCATGACGCCTCTAAATACATAGCtctgatttgtttttgttatgagatTGAATTTCATACTAGCCTGTCCCTTAAACCTAATGTGACCCTATGGTGGGTAACATGGTGAATGTAACTTCTAAAACTGGCAGTAAAGTTGTCACATTATTAGATATCGGTAAAAATGTCATCAATGGTGGTTGGAGCCGCTGGCATCAGCTCATTAATGCACCATTccctttgttctttgttttctcctctaCTAATCTCGCGGACATTGCTGTTGCCCTGACACAGCGGCAGGTGGATTGCTTTACCAGGCCCAGATGTAACGCAGGTCTTTCAGCTTATCAGCTCGATAAGCGACATCCTACGTCACCAAATACGCCCATTGACGGACAGACGGGCAGCACCAAGCTCTCATAACAAGCAATCCTTTATCAAATGATGGTAGAAGACAGCAAAGTAAAAAGTATGTAAAAGAGCAGCACGCAGTCCAAAGAGGACCAGTTTATCTTGGGAGATATTTATATCGATAATATTTGAGCATAAGTGCGGCTTGCTATGTAcaggtgtatgtatgcacacacacacacacacagtctgatGCCCATGGAACCCAATGAGGATACAGCAGGAGtgtatgattatgatggtaaataTTCAGAAGACTTCCGCAAAGCCGATCACGACGATACCAGTGCCAATAAATTCCTCTTACCTTACTACTCATATATTTAGGAATATTGCTACGGAAccaactctccccctccttacctcacAAATCTGGCCCCGACAATAGGGGAGGCCATGAAGATTATATAAATTGCATGGTAAAACTAGAAGTAACATTCTCTGTATAGCCATATTCGTTATATTATAATACCTAATGCTGTGCCCCCTGCGATCTCTCCTGGTGAGCTACTGCCCCCCAACATTTGCCCTGGAAtacaaagaatcctccatgtaTTCACGCCAGATGGAGCGTCCGACCGATGTGCGGGGTGATCACGGCAAAGTAGAGCCTTGGGCAGAGAGTGCACTAACCTGTGAGATCCCTGTGATCGGTCCTGCGCTTCTTTCTGCCGTAACTCTTCAAGAATTCTTTGCATTTCAGGGCGCGGACTGGGGCTCAGCACGTTGGTAAGACGTTCGTAGTATTAACGCGAGCCCTATCACGACGAGTTACACGCTCTATCCTGCCATAAATACGTGGAGGATTCTGCGGGGATTGGGGGGCGGTAGTCTCCTATGGGAGCAGGCCCCTGTCTTTTATTATCTGATTAcctaatttgtttatattttacctCCATGCCCTTCCCTACTATCAGGGCCATGTTTGTCAGatatgtgggaggggagggggggggggtaagctgcAAAATTCCTATACATATGAGTAATATTCACTGTACAGACTATATAAAATAGGTTTCTGAAGATCTAATTCATGCATAGCTATGTATCAAACGAAAGAACCAAAAAATGCTCGTGTTACAGACTATATCCTAACTTACCACTGAAATGAGAACAAATTAGTAAAAATCACTGTTAaaatcatataacacacacacacacacacacacacacacacacatttcctacgATCATGCAACAAGCAAATGGGAAAAAATCGACTCTCAACCCTTGCCGCCCTTACCTCGCCTCTTCTTAATCTGAGCCCGAAAATCCTGATAGAACAGCCTGCCGACGTCGTCTCCAACGAGCGTGCAGAAGTCCTGTAAGGAGAATTGGAGCAGAAGGACGCCAGTGGTGTTTCTGAAGGAGCAGAGATCCACGGCGTTCTGGTCGAGGCCCCTACGACGGCAGACACTGCTGGCCCAGTCCCCGCAATCCTGTTCATGGGGCGTGTAGCAATTTGTTTGTTACTACTGGAATGCGCATTTTGTACCTGTGTAATactgtatctgtatgcatatttcAAAAGACATGTAAAATGCACAAGTATAAATGGCTCTGGCGTTGTATTTGCTTCCAGCGAGTCTAATTTAAGTCAGGAAGTTACTGATAATGAAGTCATTGTCAGACGAGTGGTATTCAGTATGAAGTTTTCAAGGTACCGAGCCGTATTACTTTCGTTTCATTGTCACTGCCGTAATTAAAGTATACGAAGAGGAATGTATGGTTTTGGTATGATAAGGCCATACATATGAGTGGATTAGTGAAGGGGCAATATCTGAAAACCATGGCATATTTCAAATAATattccacacccacacacttacgcacatcaTAATTCGCAGAATTAGACAAaggaatacaaacacaaattagAAACAGACGAAAGCAAGGATGCGCATGGAAGGAATCCAAATGTGCATGAGAGAATATATGAATTCCTAATGTAGAAGCGGCTGTGTCTATGATAATGTCGATTGCAAGTACCCAAGTtaaaccatcattattaatagattAATGCCAACAGATTAATACATGAGCATAAATATGTTAGTGTAATCGTGTCTGGAGAGAATTGGGTTCTGAGAATCCCAAGGAGAATCCAGTAGTGATCTCATTTAGAACAATTCCCCGTTAGTAACAGCTGGTTTTAATTCAGGGAGAATCAAATATTACGCACGTACTTTTCTCTGAAGGATTATATATTCAAGAGAAACCCGTTATGCAGAGTATTGCCACTATATTAATTACTGCACTTActgattattactgctattactattatcgctggGTGACAAGACGGTGTAAATGTTAGCTTTACTAATTCCCATATAACTCATTCTTTGCTTGGGATATTTGCAAAATTGGATCACTGATAAAGGTGTCCATGATATGTTCTGTCATAATTGTTGTATATTCTTTCTACATTTCTATTTTCTACTTTACAGTAAATGACAAGCTTCTTACAGCTAACCTCAATGGAAATGAAATCAATTTCGGAGATTCtgttatatattgatttttatttttttcgtgtatTGTATTTTCTCTCAATCATTTTTGattcatctaatatatatatatatatatatatatatatatatatatatatatatatatatatatatgtatatatatatacacataatttatatatatatatatatatatatatatacatatatgtgtgtatgtgtgtgtgtgt of the Penaeus chinensis breed Huanghai No. 1 chromosome 27, ASM1920278v2, whole genome shotgun sequence genome contains:
- the LOC125039717 gene encoding uncharacterized protein LOC125039717; the protein is MALYPDSSWESPALEYTQRPFQTLDIYAWSPQDCGDWASSVCRRRGLDQNAVDLCSFRNTTGVLLLQFSLQDFCTLVGDDVGRLFYQDFRAQIKKRRANYMESSEDGYTSHYGMYSTSDRENYSSWVYTTDDIRALDQYIFEERVEDNTQGFELPGQLMPVKYGEHPPFNQPVEMARSEATQPPLDVTTGGAEVGVVEEMGVAEEFGVGAGADGCSAEGGAVASLLYPITSRRKRTRGPKVWEFLVRLLLDPSTNPSLIAWEDREAGTFRLVEKEKIAALWIKRSGSGSLSYSNFARTIRHHYGTGNILPTDRQLVFGLGAAAWDYLNRLRQDGSAFEDTNPTQR